The DNA region ATCTGTTTGATCGGCCTTTAGTTTACCTATCAACTCTTTACGCAAGTTCAGTTTGCTTTCAGTCCAGGTAACAGGGTTTAGTTTCATGTAAGCGGTCACCTTTTCTATCGCAGCATTCATTAATTTATCCGGTGAAACAGCTTCATCGATAAGCCCGGCTTCCAGTGCTTCGTTTACCTTAAGCAGCTTACCTTCTATTAAATACTGATAAGCTTTACGCTGACCAAGCCAAAATGCATATAAATTAAAAACACTGTCAGGCACAATAATACCAACCGGAACTTCATTTAATCCGATGATAAATGCCCCTTCAATCATCACTCGATAATCGCAGCAAATAGCTAATATGCAGCCGCCCGCCGGGCTATGGCCGCTTATAGCAGCTACCAAAGGTTTCCTGAAAGCGGCTAAAGTATTTTGTAACGCCAAAAAATCCACCCAAAATTGGCGGCTTTGTGCCTCATCATAATCATAAGTCTCAATCAAGTCTATCCCGGAGGAGAAAAAGCCTTCCTTACCGGTTAAAATAACCCCGCCCACGTTATCATCATGCTCCAGCGTTTTTATACATTCGGCCAGTTCTTTAACCATTTCATGATTGATGGCGTTCGACCTCCCCCTGTTCAGCGAAATCACTACCAGTTTGCCTTGTATTGTTGTTTGAAATGTATTCATTGCTTAATTTACAAGTGTTGGATCTTCGCTCACTTCGCAGGGATACATTTTATCTATTTCGGTTTTGTATTTTTCGGTGATCACTTTCCGTTTCATTTTCCCTGTTGGCGTAAGCTCACCACTATCTATCGACCATTCGTTGGGAAGCAAGGTAATTTTCTTCACCTGTTCAACATGGTTAAATTCGGGGTTGTAGTTATTGATAATTGATTGGTATAGCTCAATCACCCTCGCATTTTTAACCAATTCACTATTGGATGAAAAAGTTATGTCATTCTCCTTACACCATGGTTTTAAATGGGTATAAGATGGTACAATCAAGGCTGCAACAAATTTCTTTTCCGAACCAACAACCATCATCTGCTCAATAAAATAATTTTCCTTCATCTTATTTTCGATAGGTAGCGGGGCTACGTATTTACCTCCTGAGGTTTTAAAGATCTCTTTTTTACGATCTGTTATTTTCAGGAACCCATCCTGATCCAGTTCGCCAATATCCCCGGTGTGGAACCATCCGTCTTCCAACACCTCTGCTGTAAGCTCAGGATTTTTGTAATACCCCCGCATCACATTGGGGCCTTTGCAAAGGATCTCACCGTCGGGTGCTATTTTAACCTCTACACCGCTCAGCAGGCGCCCCACGGTGCCAAATTTCCTGTCGTTTTTTTGATAGCAGTTAACAGCAATTACCGGCGATGTTTCGGTAAGCCCATAGCCTTCCATAATAACAATATTGGCGGCAGTAAAAATGCGTTCCAGCTTAATGGGGCAGGCCGAACTGCCTACTACAATGGCGTTTATATTTCCGCCTATGGCATCTCGCCATTTGCTAAAAACCAGTTTATCGGCTATAGCCAGTTTAATTTTATACCACAAACTGGTGTTATGGATTTCATATGCTTCGGCCACTCTTACCGACCAGAAAAAGATCTTCCTTTTAATACCGGTTAGTTTTTGGCCCTGCACCATGATTTTTTCAAACACCTTTTCCAGCAAGCGGGGCACGGCGGTAAAAAGGGAAGGTTTTACCTCTTTCATATTTGCCCCTATGGTATCCATACTCTCGGCATAGTAAATAGAAAAACCATAGTAGAGATATACATATGTACACATTTTTTCAAAAATGTGGTTAAGGGGCAAAAAGCTCAAAACGCGCTTCTCGGTAAGCGGGATCCGGGTCAGGATATCGCCGGATGCCGATGCATTGGTCATGATATTTTTATGCGTAAGCATCACTCCTTTAGGCCTACCGGTAGTGCCCGAAGTATAAATAATGGTTGCAACGTCTTCTTCGGTAATCTGATTGGTTATATGCTGTATTTGCTGCTGATAACCATCTTTCAGGGGTTTAAGCAATGTACCCCAATGATTGCAGCCATCTGCATCATCAAAAGTAAAAACGGCTTTTAATGATGGGATATTTAGATGAACCTCATTAACCTTATCGCACAGATCTTTACTGCTTACAAATACATATTTAACTTCGGCTTCATTCAGGATCTGTTCAATTTCTTTAGTGCCGGTATTAGGATACAGCGGCACCAGTATAGCGCCTGTTTGCTGCACGGCCAGGTCGGTTATGATCCATTCGGGCCGGCCGTTGCTTATCAGTCCTATTTTGTCGCGGCCTTCGGTAGTGCCGTCACCAGCCGAAACGCCCAGATCAAGCAGGGCCACAGATAACTGGCAGATCATTGTATGCGCTTCTTCGGTGCTATATGATCTCCAGGAACCATTCTCCTTCGCATTCAAAAGATCCACCTTAGGCTCCTTGGCCTGGGTAATCATGCAATCAAACAATCTTGTCGCCTTTTCCATGCTTGCAATGGTTTAGATAAAGGTAAATTCCTATAACAGTTCAAATACACCTGCTGCCCCCTGCCCGGTGCCTACACACATGGTAACCATGCCATACTTTTTTTCCCGCCTTTTCAATTCGTTAAAAAGCTGAACAGAAAGCTTGGCACCGGTGCAGCCAAGCGGATGCCCCAGTGATATCGCCCCGCCATTTACATTTACAATTTCGGGGTTAAGCTCCAGCCCCTTTATTATCGCCAGTGATTGTGAAGCAAAAGCCTCATTCAATTCAATCAGCTCAATGTCCTGCTGCTTCATCCCGGCCATTTTCAACACTTTGGGAATCGCCACCAGCGGGCCTATGCCCATGATCCGGGGCGGCACACCGGCAACGGCATAATTAACAAGCCGGGCTATGGGTTTAAGGTTGTTCTGTTTCATAAAGCGTTCGCTAACCACCATGACAAAGGCCGCCCCATCACTTGTTTGCGACGAATTGCCGGCAGTTACCACACCCTTTGCATCAAATACCGGTTTAAGCTTGGCCAACGCATCAATTGAGGTATCGCTGCGCGGACCTTCATCCATATCTACCTTAAACTCTCTTTTCGCTTTTTTGCCGCTCTCATCTACATAGGTTTCCACAATGTTTACCGGAGCAATCTCATCTTTAAACTTACCGTCCTTAATGGCATTGATAGCTTTTTGATGCGAGTTATAAGCAAACTGGTCCTGCTCTTCGCGGCCGATATGGTATTCTTTAGCAACAGCTTCGGCAGTGAGCCCCATACCCCAGTAGTAATCAGGATGGGCAAGGGCAATATCTGCATTGGGTACAATGCGCCAGCCCCCCATCGGGATCAGGCTCATACTTTCCACACCGCCCGCAATAATACAATCGGCAATACCGCTGTGTATTTTTGCCGATGCTATGGCAATTGTTTCCAGCCCCGACGAACAATAACGGTTCACCGTCATGCCGGGTACCTTGTCGGTATCAAGCGCCATTAACGAGATCAGCCGGCCTACATTCAATCCTTGTTCGGCTTCGGGTGTAGCATTGCCCACAATTACATCATCAATCTGCTCTTTATCAACATTTGGCACCGATGCCAGCAGATGCCTGATCACATCTGCCGCAAGCGTATCCGGACGGGTAAACCTAAACCCGCCCCGGGTAGCTTTTCCAACAGCGCTGCGGCTGGCTGCCACTATATATGCGTTCATTTTATTGAGATTTATACTTAAAAAATTTAGTTCCTTAACACTTTACCACCGGTTAAAATGGATTGGATCCGTTCAAGCGTTTTCTTTTCAGCGCAAAGCGAAACAAAAGCTTCGCGCTCCAGGCCCAGCAAATAGTCCTCACTCACCATTGAAGGCTGGGACAGATCGCCGCCCGAAAGCACATAAGCCAGCTTTTGCGAAATTTTCACATCGTGCTCGCTGATGTAATTACCGCTGTACATGGTATTGGCCCCTACATAACCTAAACCCAGGGCCTGCTTGCCAAGCACCCTGATATCTCCGCGCGGAATCGGCTGTATGTACCCTTCGTTCGCCATCTGCAGACATTGCTGTTTAGCTTCGGCAAGTAGCCTCTCGCGCGATACTACCACTATGTCCCTGCCCTTTTTAAGATAGCCAAATTCAAATGCCTCATAAGCCGAAGTGGACACTTTGGCCTGACCAATGGTTAAAAAACGGTCGCGAAAATTATTGAGTTCTATATCGCCATCCTGAAGTTCGTCTGACAGGCGCAGGGCAAACTCCTTTGTCCCGCCGCCGCCCGGTATCAAGCCAACACCAAATTCAACCAAACCCATATACAGTTCGGCATGTGCTACCACTTTATCAGCATGCAGGCACATTTCGCAACCGCCGCCCAGGGCCATTTGATGTGGTGCTATAACCACCGGAATGGATGAATAGCGGATCCGCATCATCGTATTCTGAAAAGTCTTGATCACCATATTGAGCTCGTCAAACTCCTGCTCAACGGCCATCATAAATATCATACCCACATTGGCCCCTGCGCTAAAATTTGCGCCTTCGTTTGATATAACCAGGCCTTTATAGCTTGCCTCGGCAAGGGTGATGGCTTTATTTATGCCTTCAATCACCTCGCCGCCTATCGTATTCATTTTGGTATGAAACTCCAGGTTCAGGATGCCGTCACCAATATCGGTAATGGTAGTACCGCTGTTTTTCCACACCGTATTTGTTTCCCGGATATTGCTGAGCAAAATAAGGCCTTCGGTACCGGGAATCACCTTGTAGCTTTTCGACGGAATATCATAATACAGGCGTTTGCCATCTTCTATTTTATAAAAGCTTTTTGCACCCGCCGCAAGCATGTCATATACCCATTGCGCCGGTTTGTGCCCTGCCGCTTCCATGGCTTTTACCGTATCTTCAACACCAAGCGCGTCCCACTTTTCAAAAGGGCCCAATTCCCAACCAAAGCCCGCATTGGTGGCTGCGTCTATTTTATAAAGTTCGTCGGCTATTTCGGGGATGCGGTTACTGGCATAAGCAAATAACTGGTAAAAGGTAGCCCGGTAAAAATCACCGGCTTTGTCTTTTGCAGCAACCAGGATCTTAAGCCTCTCTTTAAGGTTATCAACCGCCTTTGTAGTTTCCAGCGAGGCAAATTTTACTTTTTGAGAGGGCTTGTACTCAAGCGTTTTCAGATCGAGCGCATAAAACTGGTTTCCACCTTCGCCTTTTTCTTTTTTATAAAAACCCTGGCCGGTTTTACTGCCCAGCCAGTTATTTTTTAGCATTTCCTCAACAAATGAAGGAATTTTGAATAACTCCCTTGCCTCATCATCAGGTGCATTTTTGTAAAGACCGTTGGCAACGTGTACCATCGTATCCAAACCCACCACGTCATTGGTGCGGAAGGTGGCCGATTTTGGGTGACCTATTACAGGCCCTGTCAGTTTATCAACCCCTTCAACCGTCATACCGGTTTGCTGCACATAATGCAGCACACTCATGATGCTGAAAACCCCGATACGGTTACCGATAAATGCTGGCGTATCTTTGGCTAATACTGTAGTTTTTCCCAGGTATTTTGCGCCATAATCCATCAAAAAATCAACAACACCCGCTAACGTGTCTTTTGTGGGAATGATTTCCAGTAGTTTTAAATACCGGGGAGGATTAAAGAAATGGCTTCCACAGAAATATTTTTTAAAGTCATCGCTCCTGCCTTCGGCCATTAAATGTATCGGGATACCGGATGTATTGGAAGTGATCAGCGTGCCGGGTTTCCGGTATTTTTCTACTATTTCAAACACATGTTGTTTTATATCCAGTCGTTCAACTACTACCTCTATCACCCAGTCGCAATCCGCAATTTTGGGCATATCATCTTCAAAATTGCCGGTGGTGATACGTTTTGCGAACGATTTGAGATAGATGGGCGAAGGGTTTGACTTTAACGCGAAGTCCAGCGCGTCATTAACAATTTTATTCCGCGCTTTTTTATCTGCCGGGGCATCCTTGGGTACAATATCAAGCAACAGTACCTGTACGCCGATATTTGCAAAGTGACAGGCGATACGACTGCCCATTACTCCCGACCCCAATACTGCAACCTTTTTTATAATTCGTTTAGCATCCATTAGTATCTGCTTGTATTATTAAAACTCTTTATCTTTAATTTACTCTGCCCGCGACCAGGTTGTTGTTCGCCCAAAAAGCGAAATACCAATGTACCCGCGGATATCCAGGGTTTTACCTTTATAGGTCATTTTGCAGGAGTATGTTTTGCCGTTATTAGGATCGTAAATTGTTCCGCCCGAGTATTTGTTATCGCCGTCTTTTACAAAATCGGCCAATACGGGTAATCCCAGCCTCGGCCTTGAACGCAATTTTTCGTCGCTATTCATTTCGTCTACTTTTGGCTTCCCATCTTTTAATGGATCCTTAAGCCATACCACCTTACCATAAAACTTACCGTTGCTTTCTTTAGTGATCTGGATTTTGGCGGTTTTTACATCGTTGTACCATAAACCTTCAATTTTATCGGTTTGCGCTTTTGCATTGATGCTTACCGCCACAATAGTTAGCAGGATTAATACAAAATGGGTGAAATGTTTTTTTGATGCTGACATTGCCTTAGGTGTTTTTTATAGTTAAAAACAAGTCGGTTTTTAGGGCCTCTGTCGCATTTATCTAATATCAATACGGGTATCAGAAGCCACCTAAAAAGAGACAGAGTAGAATTATAAAATGGTTAAATAATTTAGTCCCGGCATAGTTACCGGGATGGTTTATAATAACAAATATCTATTTCTGCGGCGCTTTATAAAGGTCTAAACGGCGGAAACATTTGTCAATATTTCGGAATTAAAGTTAGCTGGTTTTATTTGATAATTGCGTTACAAGCTGGATATATTGCTGCATGGCGTGATCGCCGGTAGTGCCCTTCTGTTTTAGCCAGGCATCATATTTTGCTTTAGCTACAAAATCAAACATACCCGGAGGGTTTTCTGTATTTATATCGCCTTCCGTTGCTTGCTTATATAAACTGTACAGGCGTAATAATGTTTCATTATCGGGCTTTGACGGCAATTGTTTACTTTGTTTAACCGCTTCTTCAAAAGCATTATTCAGATCAGTCATAGTTAAATTATATAAAGCTAAAAGCGGAAGGCATAAAGCCTAAAGCCAATAAGCTCATTATCAGTTTGGGTTGATTGTTATATTTCTTCAGGCCGGGTTCACATCTTCTACATAATCGCTGCTCCGGGGCGCCTTCATAAACATCTGGCTTAGTTCGGAGGGCAATATGGCCAACTTACGCTTTTCCATATCTATCCATGAACCTTCGGCGTTTACGATAGCAGCTTTAACACCATCTCCCCTGTACAGCTCATGCCTGATTGCCCAGCGGGAACCGTCAGGCCGGGATTTGGTAAGCTCACAGGTTACCCTGATCTGCTCATTGATCCCGATCTCTCTCAGGTAAATCATTTCTTCCCTGAATAATACCGGCCCTATTTTGTATTCATAAAGTGTAGGCAGTTTTAAACCCAGGCTTTCGAGCATGGTGATGCGTGCCTGTGCTGCAAGATCGGCATATGCAGAATGCCTCATGTGCTGGTTCGAGTCTATCTGCGACCACAGCACCTGTCCTTCATAAAAAAAATCCATAGCCCCGATTATTTTATTGATGATGTTCTTTAAACTTTTTGACTGCTGCCGTTAGTCGTGGCAGAATCTCCAACGCGTCACCAACTACACCATAATTGGCTGCTTTAAAAAATGGGGCTTCGGGATCTTTATTGATTACTACAATAGTTTTTGAACCGTTAACCCCGGCCAAGTGCTGGATAGCCCCGGATATTCCCACTGCGATATACAGATTTGGGCGAACGGTGCCACCTGTTTGGCCCACATGTTCGTGATGCGGTCGCCAGTGCGAATCGGCTACCGGGCGCGAGCAGGCCGTAGCAGCGCCCAACTCTTTCGCCAGGTCTTCCAGTATGCCCCAGTTTTCGGGGCCTTTTAAACCCCTGCCTCCCGAAACAACCAGCTCGGCATCGGCAAGCGGCACCTCGCCGGTCACTTTATTTACCGATTTCACTTTTACGCCAAAATCCTTTTCGCTAAAGCTAACATCCAATTGCTCAACAATCGCCTTACCCTCCTCCTTTTTCGCCGGGAAAGTATTAGGCATCAGCATAATCACCTTTACATCACTCAAAATGTTTATGTAGGCGAATGCCTTGCCCGAAAACACCGCTTTTTTGATCACAAAGCCTTTTTCCGTATCCGGGAATGAAAGCGCACCGGCTACCAGGCCTGCTTTTAATTTTACAGCTACCCGCGGCGCTACCGCCCTGCCCTTAATATCATGAAGGGTTACAATTACTTTACTATTCTCCTTTTGTGCCGCGGCTATTAAGGCGCCGGCATATGCCCTTGAATGTAACTCGTCCAACCGGCTATCGGCAACGTGCAGCACTTTTTGAGCACCATACTGGCCAAGGTTTTCCATTTCAGCTTCGGCAACGCTGCCTAAAGCAACGGCAGTTACCGTAGTGCCCATTTTTCCGGCTATCTGCGCGGCATACTGCACAGCCTCAAAGCTTTGTTTTTTTATAATTCCCCCGGTATGTTCTACCAATACTATTACAGACATTTTATTTTTTTTTTAGATAAAAGCTTAAAACTGAATGCACAAAGCTTAAAGCCAATAATTTGGCTATGCCCGGTACAGTGCACCGACAATAGATATGATTATTAAATCACCTTAGCTTCCGTGTGCAGCAACTGCACCAATTCATCCATATCATCCGGACTTACCAGCTTGATACCGGCCTTGGCAGGCGGCAATTCATACGACAGTATTTCGGCTACAGCGGTTATTCCTGAAGGCGTAATGATCTTTAACGGACGGGTACGCGCAGCCATGATGCCGCGCATATTGGGAATGCGGGCTTCGGCAACACCTTTCTGGCAGGAAATAACCAGCGGTAAATTACATGCATCTGTTTCTTCACCGCCTTCTATTTCACGATTTATCACAGCAGTATTGGCCTCTATACTGATCCCGGTTGCAAAACCAATATAATCGAGATCAAGCAATTCGGCCAGCATGGCACCTGTAGTTCCGTTATTGTAATCGATAGACTCTTTGCCGCATAAAATAAGGTCATAACCAACCCCGGCAGCGTATTCGGCTATATAATGAGCGGTTTCATAAGGATCATTGCTCTCAGCATCAATACGGACAGCTTCATCGCCACCCAACGCTAACGCTTTCCTGATCACCGGCTCAACATCGGCCTTACCTACAGTTATCAAATGAATTTCGGTGGCGATACCGCTTTCTTTTAATTCGATAGCCCTGATCAACGCGTACCATTCATCATACGGATTGATCACATAAGTAACCCCATCGCTGTTAACAGAAGTATTATTATTTTTTAATACAATTTTGGTGCTGGTGTCGGGCACCTGGCTTATACACACTAATATTTTCATTATCAGAATTTTGTTTTGGGTTGATGTTATTTTTTTTGGGGGGGGGGGAATAAAGTTCACTTGCCGTTAATCCAAAGAGTAAAAAGCGGGGGCTTGCGCGATTCCCCTCTTGAGAGGGGTGGAGGGGTGTGTCCCTGCTTTGATAAGCAAATTGCAGAAACACACCCCTGCCACAACACGTTCCTCCGCGCCCCCTCTCAAGAGGGGATTAAAAAAATTAAAAACAATATTTATTTTCAGCAATCAATTTGGCTGCGATATTTCTGCGGGCCTGGGTGGTATTGATGTCTTCGGTTTTGGTGAAGCGCTTTAGTCCCATGAGCATCATCCTTCTTTCATCGCCTTCGGCAAATGAGTTCAGTGCTTCTTTACCCGATTTGGCGATATGTTCGGCCGCATCATTGATGTACACCCGCATCATGTCCAGTTGTTCTTTACACGCTTCTTCTCCCCTTAAGCCAACCAATTTCTCTACCCTCAATTGCAGCGATTCGCTTACATAAAGCTCTATCAGCATATCGGCCAGGTTCATCAATACTTCCTGCTCTTTGCTCAATTGCATCATTAGTTTTTGAACAGCCGCACCGGCTACCATCAATATTGCCTTTTTAAAATTGGCTATGTATTTTTTCTCTTTGGTAAACAGGCCATCCTCCTCTGCAGCGCCGAAATCAGGGATGCTCATCAATTCACCGGCTACTTTCTGGGCCGGCCCCATCAGGTCAAGCTCACCCTTCATGGCGCGTTTCAGCATCATATCAACGGTTAACAACCTGTTAATTTCATTGGTACCCTCAAAAATCCGGTTGATCCTCGAATCGCGGTACGACCTGTCCATTGGCGCCTCGGCACTATATCCCATACCACCATAGATCTGCACACCTTCATCGGTTACATAGTCCAAAACCTCAGAAGCATGAACTTTTAAAATTGCAGCTTCAATGGCAAATTGCTCAGTCCCCTTCAGTTTGGCTTTGTTTTCATCAAGGCCGGAGGCAATTAACATTTCTGTAGCCTCCTCCATATTCTGACTGGCCCTGTACACGGCCGATTCTGCCGCGTAAGTACGGATAGCCTGTTCGGCCAGTTTATATCTTATCGCCCCATATTTGGAAATAGCGCGACCGAACTGCTCCCGCTCATTGGCATAACGTACCGATGAGGTAATCACATCCTTACTCGCTCCAACTGTTCCGCCTCCTAATTTGATGCGGCCCAGATTCAGAATATTAACGGCTATCTTAAAACCATTCTGCCGTTCGGAAAGCAGGTTTTCAACAGGCACTTTGCAATCGTTAAAAAACACCTGGCGCGTTGAGCTCCCTTTGATCCCCATTTTGTGTTCTTCCGTATTGAGCGAAAGGCCCTCAAAATCCTTTTCAACAATAAACGCGCTCAGGTTTTCATCATCATCTATTTTGGCAAAAACCGTAAACACATCGGCAAAACCCGCATTGGTGATCCACATTTTTTGCCCGGTGATGAGATAGTACTTGCCATCAGCAGAAAGTTTTGCCCTGGTTTTACCCGAATTGGCATCTGAACCTGCAGCCGGTTCTGTAAGGCAATAAGCTCCTTTCCATTCACCGCTGGCCAGTTTGGGAATATATTTTTGTTTTTGGGCATCGTTGCCATAGTATAATATAGGCATAGTGCCAATACCTGTGTGTGCCGAAAACGCAACCGAAAATGAGTGACCGGCACCTAATTTTTCGGTAACCAACATGGCGGTTTTAAAATCTTTACCAAAACCGCCGTATTCTTCGGGCACGGAGATGCCTAACAATCCAAGCGCGCCTGCCTCGTCCATTAAATGGCGCATTAACCCCTCCTCCTGCTCATCAATGCGCTGCAGGTTTGGTGTTACCTGCTGTGCCAAAAAATTGGTACATGTTTCGGCGATCATCAACTGCTCTTCATTCCATTCTTCGGGAATAAAAACGCTTTCCGCAGAAGTTTCCCTGATCAGAAACTCCCCTCCTTTTATGGCTTTCATCGGTTCTGTGGCATTCATAAAGTTTTTCTGGTTTATAATCAGGAGTAAAATTAGAGGCATTATGAAGCTAAAGAAAGGGCAGCAATGCGGAGATATTAGTCAAAAAGTCGGAAAGAAGAGGGGATGTGGGAGGGTGGAAAGACTACCATTGGCTTAAATATATTACGGAAATAACATTCACGTATTCGAAAAGCCACGTTATTGCGAGGAGGAACGACGAAGCAATCGCATACTATACAGGGCCGCTATGCTACCGTGTGATTGCCGCGCTACGCTTATAATGAAACAATCTTAAATTACTGATTATTAAGCATATTTTCAATCGATTTTATAATATGGGCATTGCCTGCGGCCCGGGCTTTCCGTTACAAGTCCTCGCCTTTCCTGACCACAGTCCCAACCCGCGCTGTGGGCTTTACACTGCAATCCCTAATGCGGCCCCTGCACACCATCGCTAAAAAATATTTTATACGTTATCACGATTTTTCCGGGTGCCCTGATCGTTATTTGCAATGAGATGTATTTGTCTAAACGACAACAATCAATGCGCAGATATCGCCCTATAGTCAGAAGGCGACATGCCGGTATGCTTTTTAAAATATTTGCCAAACGATGATTGGTCGGGGAAATGGATGCTCTCGGCGGCGCGGGCGATGCTGATCTCGTGATTCCTCAGTAATACTTTGGCTTCCAATATTACCGCGTCGTCTATCCATTCGCCCGCGGTTCGCCCGGTTACTTCCTTAATGGTTTCGGTTAAATGTTTGGGAGACACATACAGCGCGTCGGCATAGTATTGCACGCTGCGGTGTTCTTTATAATGATGGAAAATGAGGGATTGGAAAAGCACGTTTAGTTCCTGTTTCCTGGTTTGTTTACCTTTTATTATCAGGTGTTGCTTTTCGTAAATGGCCTGTATTTCATAAAGCAGTGTCATCAAAATGCTCCTGGATATTTCAACATCATAAGGATGCCCTTCGCGCGCTAATTTTTGCTGGATCAATAAATAAATTTCCAGGATCATTTTGGCATCGGCATTGTCCGGATAAATTACCGGGATAGATGCGCTGTTAAAATAACTGAATGATTCAAGGAAATGGCTATTGGCGTTATTTTCGATTAAAAAGGCTTTGCTGAAAACAACAAACCGGCATAAAAAATCGGCACTGCTATCGTAGATCCTCAAAACATGAAATGGGGTTGCCAGAAGCATGGCATCCGGCCGGGCATCATAAACCTGCAGGTTCACTTCTACTTTGGCTGTGCCACGTGTACAAATGCCTATAATATAACCGTCCGAACGGTAAGGATATTCGCTCAGGCTCAATAATTGCTTTTCGTCAACAACAAAAAAATCGGCACCAGCCAGCTTATCTGCATACAGATCTGCAAATTTCAACAGGCTTAATTGTCCAACCTTATTATTCATATAGTTTAGATATATAATTTTAACTATTGTATTTATTAAAGACGGTTGTAAAGCAACTTTCCTTATCCGGTATTAAAAATAAACTTTATCCGACTTTTTGACTAATATCTCCGCATTATAGCCCTTTTTTTCTTTTTAATCCAAACTAATTTTATCCCTGACA from Mucilaginibacter sp. SJ includes:
- a CDS encoding acyl-CoA-binding protein, giving the protein MTDLNNAFEEAVKQSKQLPSKPDNETLLRLYSLYKQATEGDINTENPPGMFDFVAKAKYDAWLKQKGTTGDHAMQQYIQLVTQLSNKTS
- a CDS encoding 3-hydroxyacyl-CoA dehydrogenase/enoyl-CoA hydratase family protein, encoding MDAKRIIKKVAVLGSGVMGSRIACHFANIGVQVLLLDIVPKDAPADKKARNKIVNDALDFALKSNPSPIYLKSFAKRITTGNFEDDMPKIADCDWVIEVVVERLDIKQHVFEIVEKYRKPGTLITSNTSGIPIHLMAEGRSDDFKKYFCGSHFFNPPRYLKLLEIIPTKDTLAGVVDFLMDYGAKYLGKTTVLAKDTPAFIGNRIGVFSIMSVLHYVQQTGMTVEGVDKLTGPVIGHPKSATFRTNDVVGLDTMVHVANGLYKNAPDDEARELFKIPSFVEEMLKNNWLGSKTGQGFYKKEKGEGGNQFYALDLKTLEYKPSQKVKFASLETTKAVDNLKERLKILVAAKDKAGDFYRATFYQLFAYASNRIPEIADELYKIDAATNAGFGWELGPFEKWDALGVEDTVKAMEAAGHKPAQWVYDMLAAGAKSFYKIEDGKRLYYDIPSKSYKVIPGTEGLILLSNIRETNTVWKNSGTTITDIGDGILNLEFHTKMNTIGGEVIEGINKAITLAEASYKGLVISNEGANFSAGANVGMIFMMAVEQEFDELNMVIKTFQNTMMRIRYSSIPVVIAPHQMALGGGCEMCLHADKVVAHAELYMGLVEFGVGLIPGGGGTKEFALRLSDELQDGDIELNNFRDRFLTIGQAKVSTSAYEAFEFGYLKKGRDIVVVSRERLLAEAKQQCLQMANEGYIQPIPRGDIRVLGKQALGLGYVGANTMYSGNYISEHDVKISQKLAYVLSGGDLSQPSMVSEDYLLGLEREAFVSLCAEKKTLERIQSILTGGKVLRN
- a CDS encoding acetyl-CoA C-acyltransferase gives rise to the protein MNAYIVAASRSAVGKATRGGFRFTRPDTLAADVIRHLLASVPNVDKEQIDDVIVGNATPEAEQGLNVGRLISLMALDTDKVPGMTVNRYCSSGLETIAIASAKIHSGIADCIIAGGVESMSLIPMGGWRIVPNADIALAHPDYYWGMGLTAEAVAKEYHIGREEQDQFAYNSHQKAINAIKDGKFKDEIAPVNIVETYVDESGKKAKREFKVDMDEGPRSDTSIDALAKLKPVFDAKGVVTAGNSSQTSDGAAFVMVVSERFMKQNNLKPIARLVNYAVAGVPPRIMGIGPLVAIPKVLKMAGMKQQDIELIELNEAFASQSLAIIKGLELNPEIVNVNGGAISLGHPLGCTGAKLSVQLFNELKRREKKYGMVTMCVGTGQGAAGVFELL
- a CDS encoding AMP-dependent synthetase/ligase yields the protein MEKATRLFDCMITQAKEPKVDLLNAKENGSWRSYSTEEAHTMICQLSVALLDLGVSAGDGTTEGRDKIGLISNGRPEWIITDLAVQQTGAILVPLYPNTGTKEIEQILNEAEVKYVFVSSKDLCDKVNEVHLNIPSLKAVFTFDDADGCNHWGTLLKPLKDGYQQQIQHITNQITEEDVATIIYTSGTTGRPKGVMLTHKNIMTNASASGDILTRIPLTEKRVLSFLPLNHIFEKMCTYVYLYYGFSIYYAESMDTIGANMKEVKPSLFTAVPRLLEKVFEKIMVQGQKLTGIKRKIFFWSVRVAEAYEIHNTSLWYKIKLAIADKLVFSKWRDAIGGNINAIVVGSSACPIKLERIFTAANIVIMEGYGLTETSPVIAVNCYQKNDRKFGTVGRLLSGVEVKIAPDGEILCKGPNVMRGYYKNPELTAEVLEDGWFHTGDIGELDQDGFLKITDRKKEIFKTSGGKYVAPLPIENKMKENYFIEQMMVVGSEKKFVAALIVPSYTHLKPWCKENDITFSSNSELVKNARVIELYQSIINNYNPEFNHVEQVKKITLLPNEWSIDSGELTPTGKMKRKVITEKYKTEIDKMYPCEVSEDPTLVN
- a CDS encoding acyl-CoA thioesterase, giving the protein MDFFYEGQVLWSQIDSNQHMRHSAYADLAAQARITMLESLGLKLPTLYEYKIGPVLFREEMIYLREIGINEQIRVTCELTKSRPDGSRWAIRHELYRGDGVKAAIVNAEGSWIDMEKRKLAILPSELSQMFMKAPRSSDYVEDVNPA
- a CDS encoding enoyl-CoA hydratase/isomerase family protein — its product is MNTFQTTIQGKLVVISLNRGRSNAINHEMVKELAECIKTLEHDDNVGGVILTGKEGFFSSGIDLIETYDYDEAQSRQFWVDFLALQNTLAAFRKPLVAAISGHSPAGGCILAICCDYRVMIEGAFIIGLNEVPVGIIVPDSVFNLYAFWLGQRKAYQYLIEGKLLKVNEALEAGLIDEAVSPDKLMNAAIEKVTAYMKLNPVTWTESKLNLRKELIGKLKADQTDPLNKMLKQWWAPETRQGLQMMIQNLKSKNTAVK
- a CDS encoding DUF2147 domain-containing protein is translated as MSASKKHFTHFVLILLTIVAVSINAKAQTDKIEGLWYNDVKTAKIQITKESNGKFYGKVVWLKDPLKDGKPKVDEMNSDEKLRSRPRLGLPVLADFVKDGDNKYSGGTIYDPNNGKTYSCKMTYKGKTLDIRGYIGISLFGRTTTWSRAE